In Topomyia yanbarensis strain Yona2022 unplaced genomic scaffold, ASM3024719v1 HiC_scaffold_485, whole genome shotgun sequence, the following are encoded in one genomic region:
- the LOC131695631 gene encoding uncharacterized protein LOC131695631 — translation MLFLGHLLARALEASREVVKNFEELEELLRINWSNSGGCDAERKWQFVRETTGSGVVNRVARRILLAKGGERCLAIVKGFYRKFYSKEDFRKVIDETKKEIVWKRAATDILKLKADVDPVVRNCLESLEKVEDFRSDDPKEAIKQAFQFDLPTLAVWANSGSVSNISLCKALAGITIHLQTGDREYLQQQLLAIRKITTDLYSMERYQNLMEFQPFYEVNVELLKTHHQNLRQKELLYDSNTILLCHLIYGKSQMAQFLEDFLNETYLGGANNLELILAELQNFK, via the coding sequence ATGCTATTTCTGGGACACCTGTTAGCACGGGCTCTTGAAGCGAGCCGGGAAGTGGTGAAAAATTTCGAAGAATTGGAAGAACTTTTGCGGATTAATTGGAGTAACAGTGGTGGGTGCGATGCCGAACGGAAGTGGCAGTTTGTGCGGGAAACTACGGGTAGTGGAGTGGTTAACCGTGTGGCGAGGAGGATCCTGCTGGCGAAAGGTGGCGAGCGGTGTTTGGCTATTGTTAAGGGGTTCTACAGGAAATTTTACAGCAAGGAAGATTTTAGAAAAGTGATTGATGAAACGAAGAAGGAAATTGTCTGGAAACGGGCCGCTacggatattttaaaattaaaggcAGACGTTGATCCGGTCGTTAGAAATTGTCTGGAATCTCTCGAAAAGGTTGAGGATTTCCGGAGTGATGATCCTAAAGAGGCTATCAAACAGGCTTTCCAGTTCGATTTACCTACGCTGGCTGTTTGGGCTAATTCTGGGTCTGTCAGCAATATAAGTTTGTGCAAAGCGTTAGCCGGAATTACAATTCACCTTCAAACTGGAGATAGAGAATATCTTCAGCAGCAACTGTTAGCCATTAGAAAGATTACCACAGACCTGTACTCTATGGAAAGATACCAAAATTTGATGGAGTTCCAACCATTCTATGAAGTTAACGTTGAACTTTTAAAAACGCACCATCAGAATCTACGACAAAAAGAACTACTTTATGATTCTAACACTATTCTGCTATGCCACTTAATTTACGGCAAATCTCAGATGGCACAATTCCTGGAGGACTTCCTGAACGAAACATACCTCGGGGGAGCAAACAATCTCGAACTGATTCTGGCCGAACTGCAAAACTTCAAATGA